A genomic segment from Vicugna pacos unplaced genomic scaffold, VicPac4 scaffold_254, whole genome shotgun sequence encodes:
- the LOC140695504 gene encoding melanoma-associated antigen H1 codes for MPRGRKSRRRRNARAAEENRNNRKIQASETSETPMAASVIPSTPEDDLSGPEEDPSTPEEASTTPEEASSTAQAQKPSVTRSNFQGTKKSLLMSILALIFIMGNSAKEALVWKVLGKLGMQPGRQHSIFGDPKKVVTEEFVRRGYLIYKPVPRSSPVEYEFFWGPRAHVESSKLKVMHFVARVRNRCSKDWPCNYDWDSDDDAEVEAILNSGARGYSAP; via the coding sequence ATGCCACGGGGACGAAAGAGTCGGCGCCGCCGTAACGCAAGAGCCGCAGAAGAGAACCGCAACAATCGTAAGATTCAGGCCTCAGAAACCTCTGAGACTCCGATGGCTGCCTCTGTGATCCCGAGCACCCCCGAGGACGACCTGAGCGGCCCGGAGGAAGACCCAAGCACTCCGGAGGAGGCCTCCACAACCCCTGAGGAAGCCTCGAGCACTGCTCAAGCCCAAAAGCCCTCGGTAACCCGGAGCAATTTTCAAGGCACCAAGAAAAGTCTCCTAATGTCTATATTAGCCCTCATCTTCATCATGGGCAACAGCGCCAAGGAGGCCCTGGTCTGGAAAGTGCTGGGAAAGTTGGGGATGCAACCTGGCCGGCAACACAGCATCTTTGGAGATCCAAAGAAGGTCGTTACAGAAGAGTTTGTGCGCAGAGGGTACCTGATTTATAAGCCGGTACCCCGTAGCAGTCCCGTCGAGTACGAGTTCTTCTGGGGACCTCGAGCACACGTGGAATCCAGCAAGCTGAAAGTCATGCATTTTGTGGCAAGGGTGCGTAACCGATGCTCCAAGGACTGGCCATGTAATTACGACTGGGATTCTGATGATGATGCAGAGGTGGAGGCTATCCTCAATTCAGGTGCTAGGGGTTATTCTGCCCCTTAG